A genomic stretch from Bifidobacterium sp. ESL0769 includes:
- a CDS encoding DEAD/DEAH box helicase, which yields MDWHASVYGSRTGSSGGFGLGSGSDNDTFGGIADSDGGVTFGANEPAVPEKVLRQRGGKAFYRAYEVISSGRMHNLTCTPGEDGTLLAASVEPADEFADDYAVSARIDENHGEIIDSDCTCPAFGRFGAICKHVIALIMQYNDTPQKFEELGNGLEVSGSRSGARLGARQRKVVRRTSRVLRSFMQQEDSALEEQAKNRQLDLLKEVSSRASGDIGSGVALSRHMPIGSVVLRPMLENSGRDWYLRLHIAVPSKGISYVVKDVRALVEAVQRREFVTYGKKLAFVHSRDSFDERSRSILAILGRAIEIRKSVSGDYEFYQSKAEAQEMRLSDDETAELLDLFVDADVTLDYVPLHGNFASAIPVRVVDGDPDLGLEVVRADNEDGGEGDTALSQRKSMRQNNIETSQKSGYVIRHSLNIQKFIIGRGSSFVVVGSPDSNHAFSLDTPEIHRCSSAMTTNRNLLGVLCTGDERGDLYLSSDDIEEFSRTVLPALDPVPADSGDGIGEASSADNSEDANNAGDVGDNNQSVNNSVSGDINSDALSQSDTGTTASDGLSQNRTEHTSDTNSKVTDDFTPATSRGTSHHGIAVKLPPELIKMRRVPCHIEMYLDRDRNGITCDVQARYGDERFHVFSGIGPNEPVARDRETERLAVEAVRQYFPMPDGPIARIAEDNDKAIYKLLNEGLPVLRGLGEVFSTPSFDGLTSSPHPVFKIGLSIKSGLVEISPIADEIDPSEVPALLNSYRKRRKFHRLRNGAFVNMADVDTSKLDEVSSDLGLKPVDLDSGAVSVPAYEAYYLDNEAEDEDKSDEFRSYLNDLRVIDPKTYKVPQSLAHVLRPYQVEGFRWLNAVADKGFGGILADEMGLGKTVQMLSYLVSRRDEQRQIGPNLIVCPASLVYNWAAECAKFAPELNVQVLAGSKAARRATLKNTKAWYEGRKVDDISVVSDSKQNKNDGWQGADSPQPIDDGETDATQWTAPDVLITSYDLLRRDIDDYDGLECYCMTLDEAQYIKNHATKSAHAVRTVTARHRFALTGTPIENRLSELWSIFDFLMPGMLGAYKHFRDRFEMPILSGDENAQAKLQAFVGPFILRRLKSQVLKDLPDKIENVITVQLEGEQRRLYAALEQQLRATLNKQRDIEYKTGKIQILAQLTRLRQACCDPRLLFSNVGSNVVKKDAHVWGAPSREIERADDEPIDELSETADASVNAIVGKGDSAGLNASGTSKAGTPTKPRKVTSAKLDAIEELVSSCQDAGRKMLIFSQFTSFLDLIAERLRKNGVAYNVITGATPKRKRLELVDQFNFDDTPVFLISLKAGNTGLNLTGACVVVHADPWWNAAAQEQATDRAHRIGQTQDVNVYQIVAKDTIEERILKMQQSKSDLAHRFVDKAGTGTSAGISNLTKDDLLQLLG from the coding sequence TTGGATTGGCATGCGTCGGTATACGGGTCGAGAACCGGAAGTTCAGGAGGATTCGGGCTTGGGTCAGGTTCCGACAACGATACGTTCGGCGGGATTGCTGATTCTGACGGCGGCGTGACCTTCGGCGCCAACGAGCCTGCCGTTCCTGAAAAGGTTCTGCGGCAGCGCGGCGGCAAGGCCTTCTACCGTGCTTATGAAGTCATTTCCAGCGGACGCATGCACAATCTGACCTGCACGCCCGGCGAGGATGGCACGCTGCTGGCCGCTTCGGTGGAACCTGCCGACGAATTTGCGGACGATTACGCGGTGAGCGCGCGCATCGACGAGAACCACGGCGAGATCATCGATTCGGACTGCACTTGCCCGGCGTTCGGCCGGTTTGGCGCAATCTGCAAGCATGTCATTGCGCTGATTATGCAATATAATGACACGCCGCAGAAGTTCGAGGAGCTTGGCAACGGTTTGGAGGTTTCCGGTTCGCGAAGTGGCGCAAGGCTCGGCGCTCGCCAGCGCAAGGTCGTCCGTCGCACGTCGCGGGTCTTGCGTTCCTTTATGCAGCAAGAGGATTCGGCACTCGAGGAACAAGCCAAAAATCGTCAGCTTGATCTGCTCAAGGAGGTCAGCAGCCGCGCTTCTGGGGACATCGGCAGCGGAGTGGCGCTGAGCCGCCACATGCCCATCGGTTCGGTCGTGCTGCGCCCGATGTTGGAAAATTCCGGCCGTGATTGGTACTTGCGCCTGCATATCGCTGTGCCGTCCAAGGGCATTTCCTACGTCGTCAAAGACGTGCGTGCGTTGGTGGAGGCGGTGCAACGCCGCGAATTCGTCACCTATGGCAAAAAGCTCGCGTTTGTGCATTCCCGCGATTCGTTCGATGAACGTTCACGGTCGATTCTGGCGATTCTCGGCCGTGCCATCGAGATTCGCAAAAGCGTTTCCGGCGATTACGAGTTCTACCAGAGCAAGGCGGAAGCCCAGGAAATGCGGCTTTCCGACGACGAAACGGCGGAATTATTGGACTTGTTCGTCGATGCCGATGTGACGCTGGATTACGTGCCGCTTCACGGCAATTTCGCCTCGGCCATCCCGGTTCGCGTGGTCGACGGTGATCCTGATTTGGGTCTCGAAGTCGTTCGCGCGGATAACGAGGATGGCGGGGAAGGTGACACTGCGTTATCACAGCGCAAATCTATGCGACAAAATAATATAGAAACGTCGCAAAAATCCGGCTATGTCATCCGTCATTCTTTGAATATCCAAAAATTCATTATCGGACGAGGCTCATCGTTTGTGGTCGTCGGATCGCCTGACTCGAACCACGCGTTCAGTTTGGATACCCCCGAAATCCACCGCTGCTCCAGCGCAATGACGACGAATCGTAACCTGCTTGGGGTTCTTTGCACCGGAGATGAACGCGGAGATCTGTACCTGAGCAGTGACGATATTGAGGAGTTTTCGCGTACCGTTCTGCCTGCGCTTGACCCGGTTCCTGCGGATAGTGGCGATGGGATTGGCGAGGCCAGCAGCGCTGATAATTCTGAAGATGCCAACAATGCTGGTGACGTCGGTGACAATAACCAATCCGTTAATAATTCCGTATCCGGCGACATTAATTCAGATGCTCTGTCACAAAGCGATACCGGTACGACAGCTTCAGACGGATTATCACAAAATAGAACAGAACATACCTCAGATACGAATTCCAAGGTAACCGATGACTTCACGCCGGCTACATCGCGCGGCACGTCTCATCATGGTATCGCCGTCAAACTGCCGCCTGAACTGATTAAGATGCGCCGCGTGCCTTGCCATATCGAAATGTATCTTGACCGCGACAGGAACGGCATCACCTGCGATGTGCAGGCGCGTTACGGCGACGAACGCTTCCATGTCTTCTCCGGTATCGGCCCGAACGAGCCGGTTGCGCGAGACCGTGAAACCGAGCGCTTGGCCGTCGAGGCCGTGCGCCAGTACTTCCCGATGCCGGACGGCCCGATAGCGCGCATTGCCGAGGACAACGACAAGGCGATTTACAAGCTGCTGAACGAGGGGCTTCCCGTTTTGCGAGGGCTTGGAGAGGTGTTCTCCACGCCGAGTTTCGACGGGCTCACTTCTTCGCCGCATCCCGTTTTCAAGATCGGTCTCTCGATCAAGTCCGGTTTGGTTGAAATCTCGCCGATCGCCGACGAAATCGACCCATCTGAAGTGCCAGCGCTGCTCAACAGCTATCGCAAACGCCGCAAGTTCCATCGCCTGCGCAACGGTGCCTTCGTCAATATGGCCGACGTCGACACCAGCAAGCTTGACGAAGTCAGCAGCGACTTGGGCTTGAAGCCGGTCGACCTCGATTCCGGCGCCGTTTCCGTGCCCGCTTACGAGGCCTATTACCTTGATAACGAGGCGGAGGACGAAGATAAAAGCGACGAATTCCGTAGTTATTTGAACGATTTGCGCGTCATCGACCCGAAGACCTACAAGGTACCGCAGTCGCTCGCGCATGTGCTGCGTCCGTATCAGGTTGAGGGTTTCCGTTGGCTCAACGCCGTCGCTGACAAAGGCTTCGGTGGCATCCTGGCCGACGAGATGGGCTTGGGCAAGACCGTGCAGATGCTTTCGTATCTGGTGTCGCGTCGTGACGAACAGCGCCAGATTGGCCCGAACCTCATCGTCTGTCCGGCATCGCTGGTCTACAACTGGGCCGCGGAATGCGCCAAGTTCGCCCCCGAACTCAACGTGCAGGTGCTCGCCGGTTCCAAGGCTGCCCGTCGCGCGACGCTCAAGAATACGAAGGCTTGGTATGAGGGCAGAAAAGTTGACGATATCTCTGTGGTTTCTGATAGTAAGCAGAATAAAAACGACGGCTGGCAAGGCGCCGATAGCCCGCAACCAATCGATGACGGCGAAACCGATGCGACCCAATGGACTGCGCCCGACGTTCTGATTACTTCATACGATTTGCTGCGCCGCGATATCGACGATTACGACGGCCTCGAATGTTATTGTATGACACTTGACGAGGCGCAATATATCAAGAACCATGCCACCAAGTCCGCCCACGCCGTGCGAACCGTGACCGCACGACACCGTTTCGCCCTGACCGGCACGCCGATTGAGAATCGGCTTTCAGAATTGTGGAGCATCTTCGATTTCCTCATGCCTGGCATGCTGGGGGCTTACAAGCACTTCCGTGACCGCTTCGAAATGCCGATACTTTCCGGCGACGAGAACGCGCAGGCCAAGCTGCAGGCATTCGTCGGACCGTTCATTCTCCGGCGTTTGAAGTCGCAGGTTTTGAAGGATTTGCCGGATAAGATCGAAAACGTCATCACCGTCCAGCTTGAGGGGGAGCAGCGTCGGCTTTACGCCGCGCTCGAGCAGCAGCTGCGTGCCACGCTCAACAAGCAGCGCGACATCGAATACAAGACCGGCAAGATTCAGATCTTGGCCCAGCTCACCCGCCTGCGTCAGGCCTGCTGCGACCCGCGACTGCTGTTCAGCAATGTCGGCAGCAACGTCGTTAAGAAGGACGCGCACGTTTGGGGAGCTCCGAGTCGCGAGATTGAACGAGCCGATGACGAGCCGATTGACGAGCTCAGCGAGACCGCAGATGCCTCGGTGAACGCGATTGTAGGTAAAGGGGATTCTGCGGGGCTCAACGCTTCGGGCACCTCGAAAGCCGGCACTCCCACCAAGCCTCGCAAAGTCACGTCGGCCAAACTGGACGCCATCGAGGAACTGGTCTCCAGCTGTCAGGACGCCGGCCGCAAGATGCTAATTTTCTCCCAGTTCACGAGCTTCCTCGACCTGATCGCCGAGCGTCTGCGCAAGAATGGCGTCGCCTACAACGTCATCACCGGCGCCACCCCCAAGCGCAAGCGCCTCGAGCTGGTCGACCAGTTCAACTTTGATGACACTCCTGTCTTCCTGATTTCCCTGAAGGCCGGCAACACGGGCCTGAACCTCACGGGCGCCTGCGTGGTGGTGCACGCCGACCCGTGGTGGAACGCCGCCGCGCAGGAGCAGGCCACCGACCGCGCCCACCGCATCGGCCAGACCCAGGACGTCAATGTCTACCAGATCGTCGCCAAGGACACCATTGAGGAGCGCATCCTCAAGATGCAGCAGTCCAAGAGTGACCTTGCTCACCGTTTCGTTGACAAGGCCGGCACCGGCACCTCCGCCGGCATCTCGAACCTCACGAAGGACGACCTGTTGCAGTTGCTGGGATAA
- a CDS encoding nucleotidyl transferase AbiEii/AbiGii toxin family protein produces the protein MNQNKDASLRGKVRSLAQRNHLSAQEVLQMVIFDHFLERLSHSNYSDKFIIKGGLLVSSLSGISSRTTMDLDATILGIKMEETRLTQVIEQICNIDLDDGFSFSFERLEPIREHDVYADFRAHLHARFGRINAPLKLDLTTGDAITPEPVDYGYRTLFENKTIQLKAYPIETLIAEKFETIMRRGTENGRARDFYDLDILYRRYSENLDPHTLRQAITNTANHRGSLAEINNFRQICSTLQNSEYLKQDIWKPYVKANPYANSRSFEDTINSVLALGNLANL, from the coding sequence ATGAACCAAAACAAGGATGCCAGCTTACGCGGCAAAGTACGAAGCCTGGCACAGAGAAACCATCTGTCAGCGCAGGAAGTGCTGCAAATGGTTATCTTTGATCACTTTCTTGAACGACTATCCCATAGCAACTACTCGGACAAATTCATCATCAAGGGCGGTCTTCTCGTTTCCTCGCTTTCAGGAATTTCCAGTCGTACGACTATGGACTTGGACGCAACGATCCTCGGAATCAAGATGGAAGAAACACGACTAACGCAAGTCATCGAACAGATTTGCAATATTGATTTGGATGACGGATTCTCATTCTCATTCGAACGATTGGAACCCATTCGAGAGCATGACGTGTATGCAGATTTTAGAGCACATCTGCACGCACGATTCGGCCGCATCAACGCACCTCTGAAATTAGACCTGACAACCGGAGATGCCATCACTCCCGAACCCGTCGACTATGGGTATCGAACACTATTCGAAAACAAGACGATCCAGCTCAAAGCCTATCCCATCGAAACCCTCATCGCAGAGAAATTCGAAACCATCATGCGCCGCGGCACAGAAAATGGGCGAGCCCGCGATTTTTACGATCTCGATATTCTATATCGTCGTTACAGCGAAAATCTCGACCCGCACACTCTCAGACAAGCAATTACCAATACAGCAAACCATCGTGGATCCCTTGCAGAAATAAATAATTTTCGACAAATCTGTTCCACGCTTCAAAATTCTGAATACCTCAAACAGGACATCTGGAAGCCTTATGTTAAAGCAAATCCCTACGCAAATAGCAGAAGCTTCGAAGACACTATCAACAGCGTACTTGCCTTAGGGAATTTAGCCAATCTCTAA
- a CDS encoding C-terminal helicase domain-containing protein yields MVVHADPWWNAAAQEQATDRAHRIGQTQDVNVYQIVAKDRSRSVSSKCSSPRATWPTVSSTRPAPAPPPASQN; encoded by the coding sequence GTGGTGGTGCACGCCGACCCGTGGTGGAATGCCGCCGCGCAGGAGCAAGCCACCGACCGCGCCCACCGCATCGGCCAGACCCAGGACGTCAACGTCTACCAGATCGTCGCCAAGGACAGATCAAGGAGCGTATCCTCAAAATGCAGCAGTCCAAGAGCGACCTGGCCCACCGTTTCGTCGACAAGGCCGGCACCGGCACCTCCGCCGGCATCTCAAAACTGA